In Pararge aegeria chromosome 17, ilParAegt1.1, whole genome shotgun sequence, one genomic interval encodes:
- the LOC120630908 gene encoding enhancer of split mbeta protein-like, with the protein MSTMSYDIAYPLTDDGPQPVSRTYQYRKVMKPMLERKRRARINRCLDELKELMVSALQSEGENVAKLEKADILELTVRHLHKLRRQRRLSLNPTVDADRFRAGFTHAANEVSRCLASIPGVDVRLGTQLMTHLGHRLNDIQRAAAGSDTPPASPPSPALSTVSSSSGYVTPSPPASPVPVHTAVPLDCTTNSYTKTSVWRPW; encoded by the coding sequence ATGTCTACCATGTCTTACGATATCGCGTATCCGCTCACGGACGACGGCCCGCAGCCAGTCTCGCGTACTTATCAATATCGCAAAGTGATGAAGCCGATGCTTGAGCGCAAAAGGCGCGCTCGCATCAACCGCTGCCTGGACGAgctaaaggagctgatggtcaGCGCACTTCAGTCCGAAGGAGAGAACGTCGCAAAATTGGAGAAAGCTGATATTTTGGAATTGACCGTTCGCCATCTTCACAAACTTCGCCGCCAGCGTCGGCTGTCGCTGAACCCTACAGTTGACGCCGACCGCTTCAGAGCTGGATTTACTCATGCCGCCAACGAAGTTTCCCGCTGCTTGGCTTCCATTCCCGGAGTGGATGTGAGGCTGGGCACTCAGCTGATGACCCACCTCGGACACCGCTTGAACGACATTCAGCGTGCAGCAGCCGGCAGTGACACCCCTCCTGCCAGCCCGCCAAGCCCAGCGCTCTCCACCGTGTCTTCCTCGTCTGGTTATGTGACTCCCTCGCCACCGGCCTCGCCGGTCCCAGTGCACACCGCCGTTCCCCTGGACTGCACCACCAACAGCTACACTAAGACCTCAGTGTGGAGGCCGTGGTAA